cggttaaatgtgattgcgtctccgtatattcgaacaaaacaaatagagacggcatcacatttaaccgtcagttaacactaatcaatggatggtgaaaccgccCCTAAGACGCATAACATGAAGTTGTAAACACATAACTATTTCGTGGTGACTTCATTTGATTTAATCTTAGATATTCTATTCTaactcatgtgcgaaatcacgtttgaaatttacctgtgctttacggtgaaggaaaatatcatgaggaaacctgcacatatctacgaataaattcaATTGTGTGAATTGGCCCCGCATGGGAATTATTGCTCAAACCCTCTCGTTCTCTCGTGCCCTGCAGAGCGGCACGCATATAGGCCGCGTTGATGAATACAATTCTATGTAACTCTTCTTTTGTCATTCATCTCACattaaattttagtttaaaggattttttatataaaaggggGAAAAAGGGCATGgcggtcacctgatgggaagcaatcaccgcagcccatagacacctgctaACACAAGGGGTATCACAGGAGCGTTGCCGGCCCTACAcgattttaagtaggtacactcAGCGGCTCAACATTTGAGGACCAAATTTTTTGTCGCACAGTATATAAATTCCCAAAATTCATCCCCACAAATTGTAGATTGCACTACTAAAACTATACCATTAAAAGATTCGCCAATTTCGACCTCATCTCCTTACCTGTACCTGGTACCTTTACAGAAAAGAACACTTTTGAGTCAACTGTGATGTCCACAAGCCTGTGATCTTCTGTGAccttgacgaccagatggcctagtatgtagagaacctgactacgaagcttgaggtcccgggttcgattcccgtgtcggggcagatatttgtatgaaaaatacgaatgtttgttctcgggtcttgggtgttgaatatgtatttaagtatgtatctatctatataattatgtttatccgttgcttagtacccataacacaaattttgctaagcttactttgggactaggtcaattggtgtgaattgtcccgtgatatttatttatttatcatcatcatctcagcctatgtacggtcaaggaatGAGCCACCTCGgcaccatttcacagtaaacgtcatagtgacttcgcattaattaaacaactaaaatcataattactttttcatcacacttgctcgtaaacagtgtcgtaacatgcaggctaccttggttgcaaccccccaaataaaaccctcgaccttaatgtgcttgtcattaAACCTGTGGTCGGTAagtgagtcattgcgcgtacacattgtcttgtcatgaagcccaaggtcggtaaatgagtccgtgcccgtactgatggtgctacgcgcgctgctgcaggaccacatggaccaccacatgcacacgcacgttgcggcgcatgccgagggaggttgagggcgacgctgccaagagcacagcctaaggtatcgccaatatttggaataatcatattttttcttttagaaatataaaattttactcccaaatgtgatgaaaaacattgtatgtcgcacgggcggtactagaattacgaacatcgactcattaaagctctcagtcttcgacttcgggcttctaatagactctcgttcgtaattccttatttaccgcccttaagacacaatgtactattcctttgaaaaggttccatggtggcacatgaattaaagtccttgagtgTACGTAACACTGCAGGGCATAGGCCTCTTCTCATAATGAGatggcttgggctgtagttcccacgcgggcccagtgcggattgtgaacttcacacaaaccataaAATTCCTTCGCTAGTGTGTGcagctttcctcacgatgttttccttcaccgctacGCTCGTAGGAAATTTAATTtcggaggtgcgagcctgggcttgaacccacgaacctctgattgagaggcaataggtcaaaccattaggccagcAGGCCTATATTTATGATGTCCTAGAATCTCACTTTATAAAGTATCATGTCGCCTTTGCTAATAGGTTCTttgacctgcagggctactacgaaactcgaagttcgtgtcgtgctgtccctctgacacttatgctatttaatacgagagcgagagggaccgcacgacacgaacttcgggtttagagtttcgtagtagccctgctgtaacgACTTAGTTCCCGAATAAAAAACTgtaatgatgaaattaaagccgAAAGTCATCATCTATATGATTAATACAAATATGTTGCACAATGTTACGTACGATATGCATTATAACTATgatacaaaaaccggccaagtgcgagccgaatccgcgcaccgaggattccgtaAATACAACATTAAACGTTACGGTAACGTTTTCGGGTAGCGACGAAGATGACGTTCAAAAATGCATAATTcgttttttgtatgtttttcttgagtttttatgtctttttgtatgtttgtgtataatttgaattttacagtgcattggttttctaactgtaatgctgtaatttcttattgattatcatcatcatcattatgtttAAGAGCGTATCTCTTGTCGGTATAATAATCGtatgttgttatttcatctcctcgcagtcgaagtgaaaagaagagtgtaaaactcaagcattaacccattttcccctcgacgtatctatccaccctcgccgtactggctcgggtggctgtatgaacgtctcgggaaaaatggctcgttttatgctcttgttgtacaatctactattctagTTACCATTTACGAATCGTATTTTAGTGCGTTATACAAAAAAACGTTTTAAGTACTATTTTATGATTAGGGTAGGTAATTTCGGGGTAGATGGCGAATCGAAATAATTCATAGAAGCGTCGACTTTACCCCACCAGTTACCGTTGAGTTCAGTTTCTATCGTGGGTGGGAGCTACGGTATAGGCAACATTTTGGAGAAATAAAatcgttaattaaataaaaccctGTTGTTTTGATTTGTCTGGTACAAATCTTTTTAAGAGCGCTCATGTTTTACGTGGTTATGATGCTAGTTTCTTAAAGTAATGAtggttttagtatttgttgcaaAGTATAGTTtagtatttgtttattgttGAGTAGTATTTCGTTCTAACCCCAAAATAATGCATGTCGtgcttttccttttttttattctacgtATGGCCATCTCTACCGTGGAAAAAGGAGAGATGGCCAATTTAATTCAGTATGTAATGATTGTACAGAAGTTTTCTGAAAAGTATCAGGTAGTACTGACAATGTACCATTAATTATGTTAccagtcaaaaataaaaaaacagcaggtAAACGACGGTGACATCATTCATGGGCttagcaaaaaaatgttaaaaacagTTCTCGTCGAAGACTGGTTTCAATGCAAAGAGTGCCAGATTTGGACACATGAAAATTATACTGGGTTTGGCAACACGTGttcctaattaaaaaaaaaagattgaaatATAAACCAAAAACTATGCTAAACCTAGAATTGCCATATGGCCATCTTATCTCTACTGCTATGGCCATCACACCCGGGCACTTCGGGAGAGATGGCCaactgtgattttttttaactcatatTTCGTAACGATTTTATTAGAATTTGTCTTATCTTAAttcttttctatttattttatcttgctgGCTTGATATTCGAAAGTTAATTAGTGAAAGTctaattaattatatagattTCCATTGTAGCGCATAAATTCTTTTTTGATTTGTCTTAATAAAAACTATGACCATCTACCCCGGGCTTACCCTATTAGAATATTATTAACATCATTTTTAATGCCGGAATCGAAACAGATTGAGCGTCAACATCTTATTATTGTTTGTGTCACGTGTCCTTTAAaaacataccgggtgtggcctgtaatataagcaaataattaaaacatagatcatactcgtcaaactgaacaatatattagttcagcgacttttaaaaataattagttttttaaattttattacatttttaagtttattcgaagaagcaatgtaaagtataacgcttgatgtttgtagcatgacaggcaacgtcagttgtgttctaggatggcgtacattgatagcactatttaatttgtatgaaaaaaggaaaattcaaagacttcatatttttaaaagtagttgaactaatgttgttcagattgacgaggacgatctatgttttattttttgctcgtattacaggccacacccggtataatcgCACGGGTtcaaactaaataaacaaaaacaagctcGTGCTCTTTAAGATCAGGATTTGATACTACTAAGTATCGGTGGGAAAACTGGTGTGACGCGTAAACGGGCACTGTTTGGTATATGTTAATGTTTAAGTATTGTGAGGTCAGACAGAAGATGTGTTCTGGCCGATGCTGACTCACAAGCGGGAATATAAAAGACCTCCATAGCGGACCACACCACATTGCACCTCAACAGTTTACACAATGAACACGGTAAGTGCTGATacgacatttttttattgaaggttttgttaattaaaatttgtagtGGCTAATTAAATATGCCTTGCCTTTTCTACTATTGTCTTTTGTGTAAAAGCATGAAAGATCTTTAGATTTGAATGTCATTGTTGtctctattttaatatttgtaaattttgacagttttacctattattaaaaacttataGTAAAGTGTCAAACATAGTGAGATATTTTAATATCTTagtctattttgttaaaaatttcgaTAATTGACACTGAattgtttttacaatttttttatccaattttatattttttcatgaacGCTAGAGAGAACTTTCATTTTGTTTGAGACTATATTATCTTAATTTTTgagtgtaatttaaaaaaatctaattataataattaaacatgTCATTTGttgtatctttattttatatttattttattgttttaactgCGTGTACACCTGTAAAGATATAGGATTAAGTCAAAATACGTTTAAGCAAATTAACCTTAATTCATACgcaataaattttcatttttaattttcaattaatttcattaaaataatatttttcataaaagagAGAAATTGAATTCAGCAccgtaaacaataataaaaaataaaacttagagATAATGTTACTTACTATCATAAAATGTCGAAAAGAGCGAAAGAGGGCCATAGTCAGTAGGTATAATCCTGCGGCATGCATTTTGACCCTTTTACTTCAACCTACACCAGACAGTAAAACATCCCCTTAGCTGAGGGATATTTTTTGTTGTCAAAGATTTGCGTTTATTCACATTAAAACATTCAAATTTCATCACATCATCTTCACCATcatccactgctgaataaagCCCTCTTCCCTAgagcgccacaatgaacgacgactcaccacttgcatcgaACGTTTGCCCACAACTttcacgatatcgtcagtcctaGATAGTAGGAGACCTGCCAATGCTTgaatgcttcgtcttccagttccaCCGCCAATCACCACTCACTGGTTCCAtttgaaccaattttgatttaattccTTGCTCTTCCAGATACTTTGCTTCAGTTTGGTCGTCTGCGCCACTTTGGCGTTCACGTCGGCGTACCCTGCTGTAGAAGACGCAGCGGCGCCAGCGCAGCCAGAGGCAGTGGCTGTAGAAGCAGAGGAAAGCTTGGAATCGGCGGAGTCACGCCATAGACATGGGTGGGGCGGATACGGGGGATACGGGAGAGGCGGCTGGGGACACGGCGGAGGCTGGGGTCGTGGGGGCGGATGGGGCCGTGGAGGCGGATG
This portion of the Choristoneura fumiferana chromosome 14, NRCan_CFum_1, whole genome shotgun sequence genome encodes:
- the LOC141435142 gene encoding uncharacterized protein encodes the protein MNTILCFSLVVCATLAFTSAYPAVEDAAAPAQPEAVAVEAEESLESAESRHRHGWGGYGGYGRGGWGHGGGWGRGGGWGRGGGWGYGGGYGGGYGGGFGGGYGWGR